In a genomic window of Eriocheir sinensis breed Jianghai 21 chromosome 38, ASM2467909v1, whole genome shotgun sequence:
- the LOC127008784 gene encoding nucleolar complex protein 2 homolog, translating to MKPKNKGGVTGAGLKRKKGRITPQTTIDDMFSMINDDVEDDSDEEGSALPRKKKQNIAKKKMIEDNDDLDFEEDEDLAGVGTMSRNQYLEKLKKSDPDFYATMMQSSDLMDLNSSGEDESEEEERGGAIFEAPDKLEVGSDESDVEDEELQKRGSNIVTARMINQWEEELQGTKPINTFLEMSQAFLAAIESLGSRETEEGEATSKYKIEGPQIFNAIVRLCLRNAPSAMASILKLKSPRDDPTKSKKWHKMRNFFKLYLRSLVTLTECMAEPSVAEVVLNKGVLPLLNYYAHHPGVCKMLLRRLITLWATSEKRVRVVAFVAIFRLAHNLPPKPLEWVLKRLYLTYVQNSRFTSPSTWGLIDFMRLSLVELYALDQVLAYKHAFVYIRQMAFHLRNAILVKKKERIQLVYNWQYVHCLHLWAELLSKTHPSPALQPIVYPLTQVAIGTIKLQPTPSFFPLVFHVCGILTDLSRHTGTFIPVLPFLLEVLNKAPLAKKHKKASIRPFDWLCMLRLSRAEMSESGFKDGVVDQVYDGIVNYLSVEAASIGFPELVVPAVLQLKAFLKKCKVPNYTKKIKHLLDKVKENQDFIESRRKDVTFAIGDRKAVKNWEISVKQSGTPLTSFHASWRKTREKEHLRRVSNRVEMDDYNLPVVKKRELLDKQKAKDKDEFKELFADDDDDDDDDEIRFLSKSERKKLQAQRKEEEDEADEESEDEGEGEDAEDGEQDNVNDEEIRAAFDSDDDSGEDVVKEFNLSDLEA from the exons ATGAAGCCTAAAAACAAGGGTGGTGTGACGGGTGCCggactgaagaggaagaaggggaggataacACCACAGACCACTATTGATGACATGTTCTCCATGATCAATGACGATGTGGAGGATGATTCG GATGAGGAAGGTTCAGCCCTgccgaggaagaaaaagcaaaacatcgccaagaagaaaatgatagagg ATAATgatgacctggactttgaggagGATGAAGACCTGGCAGGAGTTGGCACCATGAGTCGGAATCAGTACCTGGAGAAGCTCAAGAAGAGTGACCCGGATTTTTATGCCACCATGATGCAATCTTCAGACCTGATGGACCTCAACAGCTCAGGGGAGgatgagagtgaggaggaggagcgaggaggagCAATATTTGAGGCGCCAGATAAGCTTGAG GTCGGGAGTGACGAGAGTGACGTGGAGGACGAGGAGCTCCAGAAGAGAGGCTCCAACATTGTCACGGCCAGAATGATCAACCAATGGGAGGAGGAGTTACAGGGCACCAA GCCCATCAACACCTTTCTGGAGATGTCTCAGGCGTTTTTAGCAGCCATTGAGAGTCTCGGGAGCAGAGAGACCGAGGAAGGTGAAGCAACCAGCAAGTACAAGATTGAAGGGCCCCAAA TCTTCAATGCCATCGTGCGGCTGTGCCTGAGAAACGCTCCCTCAGCCATGGCGTCCATCCTCAAGCTGAAGAGCCCCAGAGATGACCCAACCAAGAGCAAGAAGTGGCACAAGATGAGGAACTTCTTCAAGCTGTACCTGCGGAGCCTTGTGACG TTGACAGAGTGCATGGCTGAACCCAGTGTGGCCGAGGTGGTGCTGAACAAGGGAGTTCTGCCACTCCTCAACTACTACGCTCACCACCCTGGCGTGTGCAAGATGCTTCTCAGGAGGCTCATCACACTCTGGGCCACCAGCGAGAAGAGGGTGCGGGTGGTGGCCTTCGTCGCTATCTTCAGACTGGCCCACAACCTCCCCCCAAAGCCCCTGGAGTGGGTACTGAAG AGGCTGTACCTGACCTATGTCCAGAACTCCAGGtttacctctccctccacctGGGGCTTGATTGACTTCATGCGGTTGTCACTAGTGGAGCTGTATGCTCTGGACCAGGTGCTGGCGTACAAACATGCATTCGTGTACATTCGACAGATGGCATTTCACCTCAGAAATGCCATACTGGTGAAGAAAAAG GAGCGGATCCAACTGGTGTACAACTGGCAGTATGTCCACTGCCTGCACCTATGGGCCGAGCTCCTGTCCAAAACCCACCCCAGCCCAGCCCTGCAGCCCATCGTGTATCCACTCACCCAG GTTGCCATAGGGACCATCAAGCTTCAGCCAACCCCATCCTTCTTCCCGCTAGTCTTCCACGTGTGCGGGATTCTGACGGACCTTTCCCGGCACACTGGCACCTTCATTCCAGTCCTGCCCTTCCTGCTAGAG GTCCTCAACAAAGCCCCCCTTGCCAAGAAGCACAAGAAGGCCTCCATCCGACCCTTTGACTGGCTGTGTATGCTTCGGCTGTCCAGAGCGGAGATGTCGGAGTCTGGCTTCAAGGACGGAGTGGTGGATCAGGTGTATGACGGCATCGTTAACTACCTCAGCGTGGAAGCAGCGTCCATTGGCTTCCCAGAGCTTGTGGTGCCGGCTGTCCTGCAG CTGAAGGCCTTCCTGAAGAAATGCAAGGTGCCCAACTACACCAAGAAAAttaaacacttgttggacaaagtCAAGGAGAACCAAGATTTTATTGAGTCAAGAAGAAAGGATGTTACATTTGCTATTGGAGACAGGAAAGCTGTTAAGAATTGGGAG ATCTCCGTGAAGCAGAGCGGAACACCTCTCACGTCATTCCATGCCAGCTGGCGCAAGACTAGAGAGAAGGAGCACCTGAGGCGAGTCTCCAACAGGGTGGAGATGGACGACTACAACCTGCCGGTGGTCAAGAAACGTGAGCTACTGGACAAACAGAAGGCAAAGGATAAGGATGAATTCAAGGAGCTGtttgcagatgatgatgatgatgatgatgatgatgagattaG GTTCCTGTccaagagtgagagaaagaaacttCAGGcccagaggaaagaggaggaagatgaagctgATGAAGAAAGCGAGGATGAGGGTGAAGGTGAGGATGCAGAAGATGGTGAACAAGACAATGTGAATGATGAGGAAATTAGAGCTGCCTTTGACTCGGATGACGACTCCGGTGAAGATGTAGTGAAGGAGTTCAATCTGTCAGACTTAGAGGCATGA
- the LOC127008785 gene encoding serine palmitoyltransferase 2-like isoform X3, translating to MVAHTEIPAHVTHEKLVKTSKNVQFESGDTGANGPGDLHAQDKSLHNKSTSRPEEGSAMNKRAFHKEEECSLFVAFFTFLSYGVLLMLGYIREFFVPVTTKEKNREGYVPLYIGFESFYTRNVYRRIQDCWNRAIASVPGAEIDLLERYTPDYGWTMKVTGKKLKCINAGSYNYLGFAENNGPCHDTSCETTKAVGITTSSPRLELGTLEIHKKLETLVTEFLGVEDAITFGMGFATNVLNLPSLLGPGCLVLSDEFNHASLILGLRLSGATVKVFQHNNANDLERKLREALIHGHPRTRRPWKKAMIVVEGIYSMEGSICDLPGFIRIKKKYKTYLYVDEAHSIGALGPRGGGVVDYYGVDPKDVDIHMGTFTKSFGAAGGYIAGSKDLINHLRVYSHAQSYAASMPPPVAQQIITSMSIIMGKDGTGEGRRRIQQLARNVKYFRQRLRQMGFIVYGHDDSPVVPLLLYLIPKITMFVRELTKRGVAGVGVGFPATKITGGRMRFCLSAAHTKEMLDKILQEVDFVGDMCSCKYSKIPKSLEPIEW from the exons ATGGTGGCCCACACAGAGATCCCCGCCCACGTCACTCACGAAAAATTAGTAAAAACCTCCAAAAATGTACAATTCGAGAGCGGGGACACAGGTGCGaatggcccaggagaccttcacgCGCAG GATAAGTCCCTACACAACAAGAGCACAAGCAGACCAGAGGAAGGTTCGGCAATGAACAAAAGAGCTTTCCACAAGGAGGAAGAATGCTCCCTCTTCGTagccttcttcaccttcctctcgtaTGGTGTCCTCCTGATGCTGGGCTACATAAGGGAGTTTTTTGTGCCTGTGACTACCAAGGAGAAGAATAGGGAG GGATACGTGCCTCTATACATTGGGTTTGAGAGCTTCTACACACGCAATGTTTACCGACGCATCCAAGACTGCTGGAACCGGGCCATCGCCAGCGTTCCCGGGGCTGAGATCGACCTGCTGGAGCGCTATACCCCGGACTACGGCTGGACCATGAA GGTGACCGGCAAGAAGTTAAAGTGCATCAACGCAGGCTCGTACAATTACCTGGGCTTTGCGGAGAACAACGGCCCCTGCCACGACACCTCCTGCGAAACCACCAAGGCAGTCGGCATTACCACCAGCAGCCCGCGCCTCGAACTCG GAACTCTCGAAATCCACAAAAAATTGGAGACGCTGGTGACAGAGTTCCTCGGGGTGGAGGACGCCATCACCTTCGGCATGGGCTTCGCCACCAACGTGCTCAACCTGCCTTCGCTGCTTGGCCCGGGCTGTCTGGTGCTCTCAGACGAGTTTAACCACGCCTCTCTGATCCTCGGGCTGCGTCTCTCCGGGGCCACTGTAAAG GTTTTTCAACACAACAATGCAAACGACCTTGAGAGAAAGCTTCGCGAGGCCCTGATCCACGGCCACCCCAGGACCCGCCGGCCGTGGAAGAAGGCCATGATCGTGGTGGAGGGGATCTACTCCATGGAGGGAAGCATCTGTGACCTTCCCGGCTTCATCAGAATCAAGAAGAAGTACAAG ACATACCTCTACGTGGACGAGGCCCACAGCATAGGAGCCCTGGGGCCACGAGGCGGGGGAGTGGTGGACTACTATGGCGTGGACCCCAAGGACGTGGACATCCACATGGGGACCTTCACTAAGAGCTTCGGTGCTGCTGGAGGGTACATCGCAGGCTCCAAG GACCTGATCAACCACCTGAGGGTATACAGCCATGCCCAGTCCTATGCTGCCTCCATGCCCCCCCCAGTGGCCCAGCAGATCATCACCTCCATGTCTATCATTATGGGCAAGGACGGCACCGGCGAAG GTCGCAGACGCATTCAGCAGCTGGCCAGGAATGTCAAGTATTTCCGGCAGCGCCTCAGACAGATGGGATTCATTGTTTACGGCCACGATGATTCTCCTGTTGTGCCGTTACTCTTGTACCTGATTCCTAAGATTAC GATGTTCGTGAGGGAGTTGACCAAGCGCGGCGTGGCAGGTGTCGGTGTGGGCTTTCCGGCCACAAAAATCACCGGTGGACGCATGAGGTTCTGTCTGTCTGCAGCACACACCAAAGAGATGCTGGACAAG aTCCTGCAGGAAGTGGACTTTGTGGGGGACATGTGTTCATGCAAGTACTCCAAGATCCCAAAGAGCCTTGAACCCATTGAGTGGTAG
- the LOC127008785 gene encoding serine palmitoyltransferase 2-like isoform X2, protein MVAHTEIPAHVTHEKLVKTSKNVQFESGDTGANGPGDLHAQDKSLHNKSTSRPEEGSAMNKRAFHKEEECSLFVAFFTFLSYGVLLMLGYIREFFVPVTTKEKNRERMKKNAFLTTQIKDIEECPTFTNFTIYLSYGVLFFVGYVKEFFYPPSTKETNREGYVPLYIGFESFYTRNVYRRIQDCWNRAIASVPGAEIDLLERYTPDYGWTMKVTGKKLKCINAGSYNYLGFAENNGPCHDTSCETTKAVGITTSSPRLELGTLEIHKKLETLVTEFLGVEDAITFGMGFATNVLNLPSLLGPGCLVLSDEFNHASLILGLRLSGATVKVFQHNNANDLERKLREALIHGHPRTRRPWKKAMIVVEGIYSMEGSICDLPGFIRIKKKYKTYLYVDEAHSIGALGPRGGGVVDYYGVDPKDVDIHMGTFTKSFGAAGGYIAGSKDLINHLRVYSHAQSYAASMPPPVAQQIITSMSIIMGKDGTGEGKRRISHLARNTRYFRRKVKQLGYIVYGNEDSPVVPVILFLPATTAMFVRELTKRGVAGVGVGFPATKITGGRMRFCLSAAHTKEMLDKILQEVDFVGDMCSCKYSKIPKSLEPIEW, encoded by the exons ATGGTGGCCCACACAGAGATCCCCGCCCACGTCACTCACGAAAAATTAGTAAAAACCTCCAAAAATGTACAATTCGAGAGCGGGGACACAGGTGCGaatggcccaggagaccttcacgCGCAG GATAAGTCCCTACACAACAAGAGCACAAGCAGACCAGAGGAAGGTTCGGCAATGAACAAAAGAGCTTTCCACAAGGAGGAAGAATGCTCCCTCTTCGTagccttcttcaccttcctctcgtaTGGTGTCCTCCTGATGCTGGGCTACATAAGGGAGTTTTTTGTGCCTGTGACTACCAAGGAGAAGAATAGGGAG CGTATGAAAAAGAATGCATTTCTCACAACACAAATAAAGGATATAGAGGAGTGTCCGACGTTCACCAACTTCACCATCTATCTGTCCTATGGCGTCCTCTTCTTCGTCGGATACGTCAAAGAGTTCTTCTACCCACCATCGACGAAAGAGACAAATAGAGAG GGATACGTGCCTCTATACATTGGGTTTGAGAGCTTCTACACACGCAATGTTTACCGACGCATCCAAGACTGCTGGAACCGGGCCATCGCCAGCGTTCCCGGGGCTGAGATCGACCTGCTGGAGCGCTATACCCCGGACTACGGCTGGACCATGAA GGTGACCGGCAAGAAGTTAAAGTGCATCAACGCAGGCTCGTACAATTACCTGGGCTTTGCGGAGAACAACGGCCCCTGCCACGACACCTCCTGCGAAACCACCAAGGCAGTCGGCATTACCACCAGCAGCCCGCGCCTCGAACTCG GAACTCTCGAAATCCACAAAAAATTGGAGACGCTGGTGACAGAGTTCCTCGGGGTGGAGGACGCCATCACCTTCGGCATGGGCTTCGCCACCAACGTGCTCAACCTGCCTTCGCTGCTTGGCCCGGGCTGTCTGGTGCTCTCAGACGAGTTTAACCACGCCTCTCTGATCCTCGGGCTGCGTCTCTCCGGGGCCACTGTAAAG GTTTTTCAACACAACAATGCAAACGACCTTGAGAGAAAGCTTCGCGAGGCCCTGATCCACGGCCACCCCAGGACCCGCCGGCCGTGGAAGAAGGCCATGATCGTGGTGGAGGGGATCTACTCCATGGAGGGAAGCATCTGTGACCTTCCCGGCTTCATCAGAATCAAGAAGAAGTACAAG ACATACCTCTACGTGGACGAGGCCCACAGCATAGGAGCCCTGGGGCCACGAGGCGGGGGAGTGGTGGACTACTATGGCGTGGACCCCAAGGACGTGGACATCCACATGGGGACCTTCACTAAGAGCTTCGGTGCTGCTGGAGGGTACATCGCAGGCTCCAAG GACCTGATCAACCACCTGAGGGTATACAGCCATGCCCAGTCCTATGCTGCCTCCATGCCCCCCCCAGTGGCCCAGCAGATCATCACCTCCATGTCTATCATTATGGGCAAGGACGGCACCGGCGAAG GAAAACGGCGGATAAGTCACCTTGCTAGGAACACACGGTACTTCCGGCGCAAAGTTAAGCAATTGGGTTACATTGTGTACGGCAACGAGGACTCACCTGTTGTCCCGGTGATATTATTCCTTCCCGCTACCACTGC GATGTTCGTGAGGGAGTTGACCAAGCGCGGCGTGGCAGGTGTCGGTGTGGGCTTTCCGGCCACAAAAATCACCGGTGGACGCATGAGGTTCTGTCTGTCTGCAGCACACACCAAAGAGATGCTGGACAAG aTCCTGCAGGAAGTGGACTTTGTGGGGGACATGTGTTCATGCAAGTACTCCAAGATCCCAAAGAGCCTTGAACCCATTGAGTGGTAG
- the LOC127008785 gene encoding serine palmitoyltransferase 2-like isoform X1, with protein sequence MVAHTEIPAHVTHEKLVKTSKNVQFESGDTGANGPGDLHAQDKSLHNKSTSRPEEGSAMNKRAFHKEEECSLFVAFFTFLSYGVLLMLGYIREFFVPVTTKEKNRERMKKNAFLTTQIKDIEECPTFTNFTIYLSYGVLFFVGYVKEFFYPPSTKETNREGYVPLYIGFESFYTRNVYRRIQDCWNRAIASVPGAEIDLLERYTPDYGWTMKVTGKKLKCINAGSYNYLGFAENNGPCHDTSCETTKAVGITTSSPRLELGTLEIHKKLETLVTEFLGVEDAITFGMGFATNVLNLPSLLGPGCLVLSDEFNHASLILGLRLSGATVKVFQHNNANDLERKLREALIHGHPRTRRPWKKAMIVVEGIYSMEGSICDLPGFIRIKKKYKTYLYVDEAHSIGALGPRGGGVVDYYGVDPKDVDIHMGTFTKSFGAAGGYIAGSKDLINHLRVYSHAQSYAASMPPPVAQQIITSMSIIMGKDGTGEGRRRIQQLARNVKYFRQRLRQMGFIVYGHDDSPVVPLLLYLIPKITMFVRELTKRGVAGVGVGFPATKITGGRMRFCLSAAHTKEMLDKILQEVDFVGDMCSCKYSKIPKSLEPIEW encoded by the exons ATGGTGGCCCACACAGAGATCCCCGCCCACGTCACTCACGAAAAATTAGTAAAAACCTCCAAAAATGTACAATTCGAGAGCGGGGACACAGGTGCGaatggcccaggagaccttcacgCGCAG GATAAGTCCCTACACAACAAGAGCACAAGCAGACCAGAGGAAGGTTCGGCAATGAACAAAAGAGCTTTCCACAAGGAGGAAGAATGCTCCCTCTTCGTagccttcttcaccttcctctcgtaTGGTGTCCTCCTGATGCTGGGCTACATAAGGGAGTTTTTTGTGCCTGTGACTACCAAGGAGAAGAATAGGGAG CGTATGAAAAAGAATGCATTTCTCACAACACAAATAAAGGATATAGAGGAGTGTCCGACGTTCACCAACTTCACCATCTATCTGTCCTATGGCGTCCTCTTCTTCGTCGGATACGTCAAAGAGTTCTTCTACCCACCATCGACGAAAGAGACAAATAGAGAG GGATACGTGCCTCTATACATTGGGTTTGAGAGCTTCTACACACGCAATGTTTACCGACGCATCCAAGACTGCTGGAACCGGGCCATCGCCAGCGTTCCCGGGGCTGAGATCGACCTGCTGGAGCGCTATACCCCGGACTACGGCTGGACCATGAA GGTGACCGGCAAGAAGTTAAAGTGCATCAACGCAGGCTCGTACAATTACCTGGGCTTTGCGGAGAACAACGGCCCCTGCCACGACACCTCCTGCGAAACCACCAAGGCAGTCGGCATTACCACCAGCAGCCCGCGCCTCGAACTCG GAACTCTCGAAATCCACAAAAAATTGGAGACGCTGGTGACAGAGTTCCTCGGGGTGGAGGACGCCATCACCTTCGGCATGGGCTTCGCCACCAACGTGCTCAACCTGCCTTCGCTGCTTGGCCCGGGCTGTCTGGTGCTCTCAGACGAGTTTAACCACGCCTCTCTGATCCTCGGGCTGCGTCTCTCCGGGGCCACTGTAAAG GTTTTTCAACACAACAATGCAAACGACCTTGAGAGAAAGCTTCGCGAGGCCCTGATCCACGGCCACCCCAGGACCCGCCGGCCGTGGAAGAAGGCCATGATCGTGGTGGAGGGGATCTACTCCATGGAGGGAAGCATCTGTGACCTTCCCGGCTTCATCAGAATCAAGAAGAAGTACAAG ACATACCTCTACGTGGACGAGGCCCACAGCATAGGAGCCCTGGGGCCACGAGGCGGGGGAGTGGTGGACTACTATGGCGTGGACCCCAAGGACGTGGACATCCACATGGGGACCTTCACTAAGAGCTTCGGTGCTGCTGGAGGGTACATCGCAGGCTCCAAG GACCTGATCAACCACCTGAGGGTATACAGCCATGCCCAGTCCTATGCTGCCTCCATGCCCCCCCCAGTGGCCCAGCAGATCATCACCTCCATGTCTATCATTATGGGCAAGGACGGCACCGGCGAAG GTCGCAGACGCATTCAGCAGCTGGCCAGGAATGTCAAGTATTTCCGGCAGCGCCTCAGACAGATGGGATTCATTGTTTACGGCCACGATGATTCTCCTGTTGTGCCGTTACTCTTGTACCTGATTCCTAAGATTAC GATGTTCGTGAGGGAGTTGACCAAGCGCGGCGTGGCAGGTGTCGGTGTGGGCTTTCCGGCCACAAAAATCACCGGTGGACGCATGAGGTTCTGTCTGTCTGCAGCACACACCAAAGAGATGCTGGACAAG aTCCTGCAGGAAGTGGACTTTGTGGGGGACATGTGTTCATGCAAGTACTCCAAGATCCCAAAGAGCCTTGAACCCATTGAGTGGTAG
- the LOC127008785 gene encoding serine palmitoyltransferase 2-like isoform X4, translated as MVAHTEIPAHVTHEKLVKTSKNVQFESGDTGANGPGDLHAQDKSLHNKSTSRPEEGSAMNKRAFHKEEECSLFVAFFTFLSYGVLLMLGYIREFFVPVTTKEKNREGYVPLYIGFESFYTRNVYRRIQDCWNRAIASVPGAEIDLLERYTPDYGWTMKVTGKKLKCINAGSYNYLGFAENNGPCHDTSCETTKAVGITTSSPRLELGTLEIHKKLETLVTEFLGVEDAITFGMGFATNVLNLPSLLGPGCLVLSDEFNHASLILGLRLSGATVKVFQHNNANDLERKLREALIHGHPRTRRPWKKAMIVVEGIYSMEGSICDLPGFIRIKKKYKTYLYVDEAHSIGALGPRGGGVVDYYGVDPKDVDIHMGTFTKSFGAAGGYIAGSKDLINHLRVYSHAQSYAASMPPPVAQQIITSMSIIMGKDGTGEGKRRISHLARNTRYFRRKVKQLGYIVYGNEDSPVVPVILFLPATTAMFVRELTKRGVAGVGVGFPATKITGGRMRFCLSAAHTKEMLDKILQEVDFVGDMCSCKYSKIPKSLEPIEW; from the exons ATGGTGGCCCACACAGAGATCCCCGCCCACGTCACTCACGAAAAATTAGTAAAAACCTCCAAAAATGTACAATTCGAGAGCGGGGACACAGGTGCGaatggcccaggagaccttcacgCGCAG GATAAGTCCCTACACAACAAGAGCACAAGCAGACCAGAGGAAGGTTCGGCAATGAACAAAAGAGCTTTCCACAAGGAGGAAGAATGCTCCCTCTTCGTagccttcttcaccttcctctcgtaTGGTGTCCTCCTGATGCTGGGCTACATAAGGGAGTTTTTTGTGCCTGTGACTACCAAGGAGAAGAATAGGGAG GGATACGTGCCTCTATACATTGGGTTTGAGAGCTTCTACACACGCAATGTTTACCGACGCATCCAAGACTGCTGGAACCGGGCCATCGCCAGCGTTCCCGGGGCTGAGATCGACCTGCTGGAGCGCTATACCCCGGACTACGGCTGGACCATGAA GGTGACCGGCAAGAAGTTAAAGTGCATCAACGCAGGCTCGTACAATTACCTGGGCTTTGCGGAGAACAACGGCCCCTGCCACGACACCTCCTGCGAAACCACCAAGGCAGTCGGCATTACCACCAGCAGCCCGCGCCTCGAACTCG GAACTCTCGAAATCCACAAAAAATTGGAGACGCTGGTGACAGAGTTCCTCGGGGTGGAGGACGCCATCACCTTCGGCATGGGCTTCGCCACCAACGTGCTCAACCTGCCTTCGCTGCTTGGCCCGGGCTGTCTGGTGCTCTCAGACGAGTTTAACCACGCCTCTCTGATCCTCGGGCTGCGTCTCTCCGGGGCCACTGTAAAG GTTTTTCAACACAACAATGCAAACGACCTTGAGAGAAAGCTTCGCGAGGCCCTGATCCACGGCCACCCCAGGACCCGCCGGCCGTGGAAGAAGGCCATGATCGTGGTGGAGGGGATCTACTCCATGGAGGGAAGCATCTGTGACCTTCCCGGCTTCATCAGAATCAAGAAGAAGTACAAG ACATACCTCTACGTGGACGAGGCCCACAGCATAGGAGCCCTGGGGCCACGAGGCGGGGGAGTGGTGGACTACTATGGCGTGGACCCCAAGGACGTGGACATCCACATGGGGACCTTCACTAAGAGCTTCGGTGCTGCTGGAGGGTACATCGCAGGCTCCAAG GACCTGATCAACCACCTGAGGGTATACAGCCATGCCCAGTCCTATGCTGCCTCCATGCCCCCCCCAGTGGCCCAGCAGATCATCACCTCCATGTCTATCATTATGGGCAAGGACGGCACCGGCGAAG GAAAACGGCGGATAAGTCACCTTGCTAGGAACACACGGTACTTCCGGCGCAAAGTTAAGCAATTGGGTTACATTGTGTACGGCAACGAGGACTCACCTGTTGTCCCGGTGATATTATTCCTTCCCGCTACCACTGC GATGTTCGTGAGGGAGTTGACCAAGCGCGGCGTGGCAGGTGTCGGTGTGGGCTTTCCGGCCACAAAAATCACCGGTGGACGCATGAGGTTCTGTCTGTCTGCAGCACACACCAAAGAGATGCTGGACAAG aTCCTGCAGGAAGTGGACTTTGTGGGGGACATGTGTTCATGCAAGTACTCCAAGATCCCAAAGAGCCTTGAACCCATTGAGTGGTAG